The Daphnia carinata strain CSIRO-1 chromosome 1, CSIRO_AGI_Dcar_HiC_V3, whole genome shotgun sequence sequence CCCAATGGCCacaaggtttttaaaaattttacttcGTGCACCGCGTACGGCCGTGATCTGCGCAAGGGTTCTAAAGTGAATATCAAAGTTGTAACATCTgtgatttttccaaaaaaagcTGGGAGTGGTACGCGTAAACGGATGAAGGATGGcggaaataataaaaggggGTGGGGATTAactaaacaatttttcaaaagttttcATTCCACGAAAACTCataattttcccattttcaaaAAGCATACTATTGTAATGCTAGTCCCAGAATAATTTACAGTGGTATGTGTTTTTTCACGTTAAAAAGACGCCCGTTTAATAATCTGGAAGCAAGTTAAGCTTGATTTAAAGCTTGATGCATTTTTCTATTAACACTAGATGGCAGGATGTTGGGGGCTACTAGTTcaaatctatggcaatccgttttactcAAGAAAAAATCGgccttttttactttttcgttGCATCGTCAGATACCGGCCAGGTTCGCAGTTTATCCTCTACTGATAACTTTATATATTCTGgctatataaaaataaaatttaattgaataaaataagCCGAATGTTTGGcaaatgctagcgcgccagtacgctacagcgctagcacgatgcagcagaaactttcggtgtatttccaaagcggttgacttaatgaaaaaaaaaaatttttatcagaatcaacaatcatttttgagtatatcctgggATACTCAATCAATCCCGAAGAGAGCTGGTTTTTgtagaaaaacattttaagcccgactaaataagcccgacttttcttattatttgcacgaatattcggtgtaattcaaaaacggctaaccTGACAAGATAACGAGTGGCATTTTCTAAATCAGCGTTGAATTTTGATTAAACTGTatgattttcatcgcattccaagagatgtcatttttggccgattttgacaaaagtggtaaggctatagcctttgcactttttcatttttggctaaattttaaagttCGCTTAAAAtgcatgatttcgattcagaattgaacgcttaTCATGGAAAACAAACTTATTTTGCAATTGGTCTTATGGTTCTTtaattaaacgcaaaaaacgcaaaaatgagaaaagtcgggcttatttagttgGGCCAACTGAAaatcatcggaattggttgagtaTCACAGGTTATACTCAGAATCggatgctgattccgggaaaatttctatttttttcatgaagttattcgtttttgaaatattccgaatatttgacgcactgctagcgcgccagtacgctacagcgcagCTCCATCGCATTATTCAgtataattaaaaaacaactGCTTTAATGAAAAAACTAATAATTCGCCTGAAATCCGCTTCTAATTTTGAATATGATGTGTAATTTACGATTGAATTCCAAGTGGTATGCTTTTCGTCAAATTGTTTggttgaaaaataagcccgacaaaataagttaagcccgacttttcgaCCAATTTAGTtagtttttttcaaaaatcttcAGCTTAGCAACATATTTGCTTTAGATTCGAGTTCAACGAGAAGCACGAAATcgaattcttatttttcatgaaattcaaaatttctgAAGTAACTGGAAAAACGGTAACATACGTTGGCGCTCTAGTACGCTTCAGTAGTCGTGCTACATCGTGTATTTTATCATGAAAACGCATCATTGCTTGGTGAAATCATATTTTATAAAATAGTAAAAGATTTAGTAAGGATAAAAACATTGTATTGCATAAATATAAATGAGGCTGGATCAACAATCGCTGAATACAAACAATAAAAGTATGTTCAAGCGAAGAGATGGCATTGACATTCAGCAACTGCAATGAGGGAAAACGGCGGCACTAAGTTGGAACAGGTATTCCATAACGAAATTTCAGCCAGGCTGGGAAATGAATCTTGATCACGCCGAACggcttaaaaaaatagatcaaTCGTAACAAAATTTGACCACTCGGACGCACTGATACGTCCCTACAAGCTGACATCCTTTTCGGCGTGACTGCTTAAAAGTTGCAAAAacgtaaaagagaaaactgagAAGCCGTCTCGAATTCAAAGCACCAGCTCGCGGCAAAAGGGGTCCGTCGAATATACTCATAAGACACATTGGATAGAATCCCTATCGGGAAATTATGACTTATTGTGGAATTGGCTTTCGAAAAACCGTGGCATGGAAGAAACTACCGTTTAAAAGTGGTAACTTGTTTAAATCTTCAAATGAAACAGGCAGAATGCTCAGACACCGTAATTTAATCTCAGGCATTTTAAAAGGCATCCTTTTTacaaaaaatgtacaattatTAACGAAATTGGGTGATTTGGTCTCTTGCACAAACTTCAGCGATTAAACGAGACGCAAATAGGTCGAAAAAATTGGGAAAGCGAAATGAGTAAATTTTGCAATGGCGAACAAAGGAACCCAATGCTCATGTGGATTTCGGTCGTTGACATATGAAGCGTTAACAGGCATTGTGGTGgaattattatatttaaaaattttgccaGAACCTAAACGGGGGCAGGATAATACACAATCGGAAGTTAAGGAATCGCTCTCTTTAAAAATTACGAGAACGTGTGCGATGACACGTGAATGCCTCTAGTGCCAAACTGACTAGTTAAACAATTCCCTTCTGCGATGAAAAGGGGCTAACTATGATGGTATACATGAGGTGGTAATTGAATTTAATATTAAACAAAGAGAACAATGATTACGAAATGGACCTCAACTTTGAATTAGGTCCCGTATCCCTgcgacacacacaaacacaagaacaaacacacacacatacacacacaaagtaACGTGGAAAAAGGGCGGCAGTAGGACAATTTTAAATCAACTAAAACTTAACTACGCGAGATCAGACAGTCTCTGCTGTCTCGAAATGAACATGAGGGGCTTTGGTCGGCAAAGGCGAAGGTTTTGTGGTACAGATTGGGTATACAAACAACAGTGTCCGAACCTCAGGTACCTTTACTGCCGGCCAAGCTGGCAGTGAAGTGGACAGCGAATGAAGAATGGTTCTGAAAGCTCGGGCATAgtattttgaagaaaaaacattgagGCGCCCCAAAGCAACAGGTTTTGTCTTCCTGCGTAGACTTCTCCCAGGACTATACAGTTTGGCTTCATTACTTCTACAATAAGCTATATTGGCTGTATTCACGAAGATATGGGGAGGTAGGTCAGCTCACGTTATCGCCGCGACGAGAGGAAAACGTTCCGACTCTAGAATAGTCCATCCGCAATCGATGTCAGAATAGTGGCACAGGGCAGCGCGGAGTCCAAACAGACGAAGTGTCCAGTATGTTAATGGGTCGCAAGGCAaattaaaggaaaacatttggATGAATCCGTCAATGCCGTAACCTGAATCACACTTGTTTCTTCGTAAGAAATTTCACGTTGATTCAGCGAAGCTCCTAAGCCGAACCACAATGAATTCCTGCGTTGACTAACGATATACCTGGTAAAACCAAATTCACATATACCGCGCAGAAGTTGGGCTTGTTTGTTCAGTATCCACCGAAACATTTAACATCCTGCACTTATCTTGTTTAACACGGCGCCTTACCAGAAAAAGTACCATCGATCTTTGCGGAAGAAAATATCTGCCATAACATTAACGTGGCGATTGCTTAATCTGTTACACCGACTAAGATTAGCAGGGGAAAATTGTAGATAACCTAAAGACAATTACGGACAGTGGAAACTGAAAAAATCATACCCCATATTCTCGCAAGACGTCAtgtcaaaaacgaaaaattgcATATTGTGTTAAACTATTTTTGGTGGGTGCTGTACCAATCCGTTTAGGAATAACGACTAGCTTTGAAGACTCCGTAACCAAAGGCACCGCATTTGCAGCACAAGCGACCCCTATTTTGGGAGTTGTCTGACCACCAACACCACAAACAAACGGGTTGTGGAATGCGCTAACCGCGCGCTTCTGACGGTCTTCGAGATCCTCGTCATCGGGAAACGGAATGTTATTGCAAGAGCGTGCGGAAGAATCTTCAGACGGCAAGAAGGACGGGATTTTTTCGGCGGTGGGGCCGATATTTAACCACGGGTGATGAAGGCAACATTGAGCAGTCAGCCGAGtactaaattttcaaaaaagtaaaaaattaaaaaagaataaataaacaaatagaaaaaatatgtatatataaatacatataTGCTAGATATGATATGTTAATATAACATTTCACCTTTCATGTTCCAAAATTTTTATAGTATTTTACATGGCTGTGTATCACAAGAATCAAGATGGATAACGTGAAAATAAGCACAAGGTAAAGGATTCAGTAGCCGAAATGATCGCAATATTAGGATGGCGTCTCCATCACCATTAATGATTAGCGGTTTAATGGTTTACCTGGGATCGTGGGTAAGCAGGTTAGAAATAAATTCGATGGCTGTTGGTGAAACATCCTGGAAAAGTTCGTCAGGGAAGTCCAGTTGGCAGCGAGTGATATTACAAAAGGTTTCCTGTTTGGTCTCTCCTCCAAACGGTGTACAACCGGTGAGCAATACATATGCTAGAACACCGACCGACCTAAAGGTGTCAAGGTAATCACTATTTTCTACTTAGCTCCTTCTTTAACACGTAAAAATAATCTGGCTACATTTCATTAAAACTATAGTCTTTTTTCACTAAAACGTTAAAGGTGTATCGGTTTAATCTAAGTTCCAATCGACGTGGCATTCCGTTGAAAGTTGGATTGGAACTCCTGAAGACTTCACTTACCACATGTCTGTTGCTAGGCTGATGGGCTCATAGTTCAATATTTCCGGTGCTGTGATGATGAACGCTTGTCTTAGCACAATAAATTATCAATGAGTGAAAAGCTTATAATACTGACCAACATAATCAGGAGTTCCCATAATTTCGCGCATATCCACCCCACGAGCGATATGCCTTGCTAAACCGAAGTCACACAGCTTAATATCACACTCGGGGAACGGTCCCGTTAATAGCAAATTTTGAGGCTAAAGAAAGACGTTTCGTTGAGCATGAGTATCTGATAATTATCTTCGTAATATAAACTTGTGTGATACCTTCAAATCTAAGTGTGCTATGTCAAAGTCATGAAGGAATAGTAAACCCCCCAAAACTTGGCGTAGAAGACGGACAACGTGTTTTTCTTCCGGTATTTCATCGCGATCTAGCACACTTTGCAGCTCCCCACCAGTAGctctaaaacaaacaaaaaaaggtaaatatgCCTTGATGttctgaattttcttttctcaatcaCATCAATTGGGTTTGTGTCATTGttaataaaatgaattaacagcACTTACAGTTGCAAAATGAGGATAGTTTCCAAAGGTGTATCGTACAATTGTACTAGTTGAACGATGTGCGGACACGAGCGACACAAGTCCAAAATTGCTGCTTCATGCAACGATTCCGGTGTAGGACCGCCACCTCGACGTCTTTTGCGGATCACTTTGTCAGCAAATTGTTCTCCGTTCAAAATATTTTGACATCGCTTCACAGCAGCAAATTTGCCCCTGGTAGGAGGAGATTcgaaaagcaaaattttttattagcaagATTGATCGGTGTTGACATTAATGGAGATTTGTTTGATCTATCAAAGCCATACAAGTGTGAAATTAAGAATGTGCAATCGTACAGAAAGGAATGCCTATAAGGAACAACAAATTAAATTTACAAAGTTTTGCGTTACGTATCGCCATAGAGCTTTTATGATGATCAGGGTAACGAACATTTTGGCAGCTTTCCTATTTCGGTTGTAGGTAACTGCTGCAAGGGCGTGACCCAAATAGTACCAGACTTTTCAACGAGCTTACGCCTATCCTTTGGAAAGGTAGCAAGCCATAAATATAAGGTTAGTTTTCTCTCAAAGAtcgacgaggaaaaaaaacttgtaaatGACGCACTGCACGGACTGTATGACTGAGGTTAACGCCCaacttttgtttcgttcaaaCTGGAATTTAAAGTAGTACACGGTGAATACTAGTAgagctttctttttcatatacCTTTTTATTTCCCGGATGATTGTACGGTTTCTCCTACATTCTGTACGAAAGTCCTAGCCCACTATTTATTCCTTACGAGTAGGTATATGTGAATTGCGATGCTGCAAACTGTATTTATCTTTGCCGAACCACGCTTTTTCTCTCAAATTTAAACTAGAAAGGGCCAAAGGATCGCTAATAAATGATCAATCGATAAAAGCCTATCCGTGTGTTTTTCGAATCGAAGATTTACACACGCAAATCGGTGGTATGTGAATGCCGCCCGCAAGTTGCACGTCCCACATGCCGCGGAATTCTATCAGTTTTCCTTTCATCATAACTAAAATTGAAAGTGAACACGTACTGTTCCCTGCTTACGCAATAATATGCCGAGTGCGTCTTTATACGTGAACCCGCTACAAAATCCTTCTTATCACGCTTCAACCCTCCACCACACCGAAATGCGAAAACATTTCGAGGAACGAACCAATAACCTTTACACCTGTAATCGCCTTTCGTTATCGTTCATAGAACATTGATAAAATAAGTGCATGATGCACGTAGACTTCAAACCCTTCCGAGACGTTTATACGTGGGTAAACATGATAAGAGTGAGCTAAAGGCCATCAAAACTGTACTTCGTGAAGGACGAAcgtgtttatttatttcagtAAATTCCGTTTTTGCCAAAGTCCGCCTCTTCAATAGTTTATATAAACACGTTTTGATGTATAATCTTAATTGGCTAAGTCAAACGGACTAGGTAATCGGTTTTTATTACTGTTCAATTTTCCATGGTACTGAACAATGAGAAAGCCATTTAATTCATCAAAGAGGCCTTCGTATAACCAAAAATGTAAAggcaaaaacatttaaaacttttcctttttggctTCCATTATCCCCGAGTGGGTGACGACACCCAAGAGTCCGCGTGTATCCGTCGAATGCTAACGGGACAAGCGCTAAGAATGCCACATTAGGTAGTTTGCTATTTTAGGGCAAGGAAGGTCGACTACTTTGGATACACGGTCCAGTAGCCGTAAAAGGGCAAAGAactacgaaaaacaaaaccgaAAGAAGACGTTTGGCGATAGTGGGAGGGATTGGTGAAAATGGCTTGGTTCTCTGCAGCTAAATAACAACGTTAGAGCCATGTCTAACGTTACTTTCTTCGTAAATATTACAACAGCTTTTCGTTGCACGATCACATGCTCATCACCAGTTTTATCGGCCACTTATATTTACTTTCA is a genomic window containing:
- the LOC130691009 gene encoding serine/threonine-protein kinase 17B-like; amino-acid sequence: MSSIPGLLTLCPSRAELLVAREPLHQLYTVEKQPFARGKFAAVKRCQNILNGEQFADKVIRKRRRGGGPTPESLHEAAILDLCRSCPHIVQLVQLYDTPLETILILQLATGGELQSVLDRDEIPEEKHVVRLLRQVLGGLLFLHDFDIAHLDLKPQNLLLTGPFPECDIKLCDFGLARHIARGVDMREIMGTPDYVAPEILNYEPISLATDMWSVGVLAYVLLTGCTPFGGETKQETFCNITRCQLDFPDELFQDVSPTAIEFISNLLTHDPSTRLTAQCCLHHPWLNIGPTAEKIPSFLPSEDSSARSCNNIPFPDDEDLEDRQKRAVSAFHNPFVCGVGGQTTPKIGVACAANAVPLVTESSKLVVIPKRIGTAPTKNSLTQYAIFRF